The Salvelinus fontinalis isolate EN_2023a chromosome 13, ASM2944872v1, whole genome shotgun sequence DNA segment TTCCAAGGTGATAGCTGTGGATGCTGACTCTGGACAAAACGCGTGGCTTTCATATCACATCGTGAAATCAACTGATCCGGGACTTTTCACTATTGGTCTCCACAGTGGAGAGATCAGGGCACAGCGGGACATTTCTGAATCTGACAGTATGAAGCAGAACCTTGTTATATCAGTGAAAGATAAcggacagccctctctctctacaaccTGTGATGTATATTTACTCATATCAGATAACTTGGCTGAAGTTCCAGAAATGAAAGACATGGCTTATGAGGATAGTTCCAAACTAACTTCCTATTTGATCATTGGTctggtctctgtctccacctTTTTCCTGACTTTCATTATTCTCATCCTGACCGTGAGGTTCTGCCGCAGTAGAAAGCCTAGAATGTTGTTTGATGGAGCAGTCGCCATTCCCAGCGCGTATTTCCCTCCCAACTATGCAGAGGTGGATGGAGCTGGAACTCTGCGCAGTTCTTACAATTATGACGCATACCTGACAACGGGCTCACGCACCAGTGAATTTAAGTTTGTCAGATCTTACAATGACAGCACGCTGCCTGCTGATCAGACACTGACAAGATGTCCAGATACATTATTAGAAGGGAGTATCATCACGCTCAACACTGCAGGAGACTCTGAGGTAACCAATGCCTTTATTCTGCATTTTATGAGGATGGTTTGTCCTACGTGGCTTTGAAACGAAATAGGACTAATTTGCTTCTTGGCAATAGCAAACTTCCTAACGTGAAAGGCCCAACGCTCTGTTTTAATAGCAGGTTGTATATTAAAGTCAGCAACACAGCATTAGTATGCTCTTCTAGTATGAGAGAGTACAGCGCAACATGAAGTCATCTGAAGTGTATGCAGCTACAGTTCTTCTATTGTTTTGAATGTATGTATTATTTGTCATTGGCGACCTCTAGGCAGTTCTATTGTATCTTGGATAAGTGGACTACAAAATGAAAATATGTGTCTTCTATTACGCCTGTAGCCTACTGTTACATGCAGAGAAATTGCTCACGCAATTTGATACCACTTCCACTGAAATATTATCAATATATAATACTGAATATTATCAAAGTGGCATATTTTCCTACAGATACAGGATCTTAACATGTTTGATGCAGCAATAGGAaatatgaattattatgtggGTTATAACTAATGGTCATTTTTCTAGGTGAAAATCAAATCTGAAATGTTacagtggaaatgacaaacttcagaagcctttttaaacctcaaatacactacacgttttacatttcctgcattggtgatcaaatgaagatgctACATCTGCATAGCCTGTACCTGAGTTGTTCTGCTAAATCacatgaagatcctacatctgcataGCCTGTACCAGAGTTGTTCTGCTTCTGCTAAATTTAAGTTGGCCAATACCTTTATTATATTCCCTTTCACTGTTCATTCCACTGTAGCCTGCAGGACTTAAATGAATATATTCACACGCTGAAAATACAAATCACATCACCTTCCAATTCTGATGAAGCTACGCTAGCACTGTTTCAGCACCACGCCGATAGACAGCGCAACTGAGAAGCCTGTTTCTCAGTGAAACAGGCAAAGCTGCAACCTGCAAGTATTGGTTTCCGACCAATACTTAAATTAACCTAGAATTATTTTGGATGCTATGTTTGAAACTGAAAAATAACATTTACCGCATTGTATGCTACTTCCGCGCATTCACATTCTCACCTTCTAGGGAAAAAGTATATCCTGAATGTCGTGGTGGCTTATGGATTCATGAGGTTTATTTGAATGCAATTTTTTGTAGTTTTCATTGACATACTCTAAGTGTCGCTGTTCACTATATATTGGCCGACAGGCACATCTCTTCCCCAGTCCATGCATAGAAAAGGAAGAGATATAGGCCTGCTTTGGTCAGCGTGACAAACCATCGTCTCGATTAGACAGAGGCTTAGCGTGTATCGTCGGCTATTCCACACCTTAACGGAGCAAATGTTTCATTTTGAGGGCTGAACAATATCTTTACCACGATTTGTAGTTGGACTACTTGTGTCATTTGAGAAGATGGAGTACATCGGATTATCATTGTCTGTTTCGACGTTCCGTTTGGTTTTCCTCGTCTTCATGGTGCGACAGAGCCATGGCGATATGAGCTATTCTATTCCAGAGGAGATGAAAAGCGGATCTGTGATCGGGAATATAGCCAAGGACCTCGGTCTGGATGCGATAAGATTTTCATCTCGCAAGGCTCGTTTGGATATGGATGGCAGTCGTCAAGGTTACTGTGACATTAATGTGAATACCGGAGATATAATTGTGGCTGAAACAATAGACAGGGAGGAGCTGTGTGGACCGAAGGTTTCTTGTTCTTTAAAATACGAGCTTGTGCTGGAAAAACCTCTGGAATTACATCGTATTAATGTGCAAGTCCAAGATATAAATGATAACTCCCCAACATTTTCTAACACTCAAATTAATTTAGAAATCCGCGAGTCTGCGGTTAAAGGAACACGTTTCCTTCTTAGCGAAGCTCATGATGCGGATATAGGACATAATGCAGTTCAAAAATATTCACTCGAAAAAAACGACTATTTTGTTTTGGCTGTTCATACAAACCCAGATGGTGGGAAATACGGCGAGTTAGTTGTAGAGAAGGAATTAGATCGAGAACAACAGCAGGAGGTGACATTGTTACTTACTGCGGTTGACGGTGGGACTCCACAGAGATCTGGTACTGTAGTTATACACGTTACAGTGTTGGATGCTAACGACAATATTCCAGTGTTTACTCAGAACGTCTATAAGGTCAGCCTACCTGAGAATTCTCCATTAGGTACCGTAGTAAGTACAGTGACTGCTATTGATGCAGACGAGGGACCTAATGGCGATGTGACCTATGAACTTGGTCGTATAAGTAACAAAGCAGGGAAGCTGTTTTTGATTAACAAGACAACCGGAGAAATAAAAGTGATCGGCCCTATTGATTTCGAAGAGGAAATATATTATGAAATGAGCGTGCAGGCAAAAGATGGTTTAGGGTCAGCCTCAAATTGTAAAGTTATTATAGAAATCACAGATGTAAATGATAATGCACCAATAATATTGATCAAATCTCTAAGCAATCCCATCCCAGAGGACGTGTTACCTGGTACAGAGGTGGGCATCATTAATGTACAGGATAAAGACTCGGAGGGAAATAGACAAGTCCGCTGTACCATTCAACAAAATGTTCCTTTCAAACTTAACCCTTCTATTAAAAACTATTATTCTCTGGTAACAACGAGTGAATTAGACCGTGAGATAATATCAGATTATAACATAACTATCACTGCCACTGACGAGGggtctccacctttatcctccTCAAAGATCATTAATTTATCTGTATCAGACGTGAATGACAACCCACCTGCATTTGAGGAACCATCCTACAGTTCCTATGTGACTGAAAATAACAAGCCTGGCTCCTCTATGTGTTCTGTTACTGCCAGAGACCCAGACTGGAGACAGAACGGTACGGTGGTCTATTCTCTATTGCCTAGTGGTGTCAATGGTGTTCCGGTGTCCTCATTTTTATCCATTAACGGAGACACGGGGGTGATCCATGCTGTGAGAGCATTTGATTATGAGCAGTTTAGGAGCTTCAAAGTCCACGTTGTAGCCAGAGACAATGGTTCTCCTCCACTCAGCAGTAACGTGACTGTGAGTGTCTTCATAACAGATGAGAATGATAACTCTCCCCAGATATTATACCCTGCTCCAGCAGGGAACTCCTTGATGACTGAGATGGTCCCCAAAGCTGCTCTGGCGGGGTCCCTGGTTTCCAAGGTGATAGCTGTGGATGCTGACTCTGGACAAAACGCGTGGCTGTCATATCAGATCGTGAAATCAACTGATCCGGGACTTTTCACTATTGGTCTCCACAGTGGAGAGATCAGCGCACAGCGGGACATTTCTGAGTCTGACAGTATGAAGCAAAACCTTGTTATATCAGTGAAAGATAAcggacagccctctctctctacaaccTGTGATGTATATTTACTCATATCAGATAACTTGGCTGAAGTTCCAGAAATGAAAGACATGGCTTATGAGGATAGTTCCAAACTTACTTCCTATTTGATCATTGGTctagtctctgtctccaccttTTTCCTGACATTCATTATTCTCATCCTGGCCGTGAGGTTCTGCCGCAGTAGAAAGCCTAGAATGTTGTTTGATGGAGCAGTCGCCATTCCCAGCGCGTATTTCCCTCCCAACTATGCAGAAGTGGATGGAGCTGGAACTCTGCGCAGTTCTTACAATTATGACGCATACCTGACAACGGGCTCACGCACCAGTGACTTCAAGTTTGTGAGATCTTACAATGACAGCACCCTGCCTGCTGAGCTTACACTGAGGAAGAGTCAAATTGAGTTTTTGGGAGAAAGTGTATTCACTCCTGACGTCGCGAGGAATACTGAGGTGAGATTAGAATCGTATTTTTTAGTATTGATTGACCTTTTATGTGTATTGAGATGACCACAAGTCTGTCAGATGTTTGAATGTGATCACTGTGTTGTTTTGTTATCAGACATTGCGACGTGTTTAAATTTACTGATTTCAGGAGGCGTCACTGGTAATATGTGTATTCCAAGCAGAATAAACCGGCTACATCCCTCCTACGTTTTTTTTGCGAAGTGTCTTATGCCAGAGCTTGGTGCCATATCTCCAGACTTATCTGATGAATTTCTAATGCAGGATACACGTTTACAAGATTTGAAGGGCtccgttttattttattttaaacgcAGAATAGGCTACTATGTCAACTATTTGAAGTGATCCGTCTGTAATTATATAGGCCTATGCTAGGTCAAATAGCCTGCTGCTATTTTAAGTGAACATATTTATGACGTTTATTGGATAGCAATTTGCAGCACTAAATTATTAATCTCTTATGCACAATCTATCATTCAAAAGCAAGTGAGGAAAATTCAATTAAATGTCAATGTAGTTTAGGATATCATGAGAGGCTATGTTATTTAGGCCTATATTTTTACATGTATAAAATCGCATTAATGAAAAGCAGTTTTCAATTATCAAGCCTTTGGTCATTTATATTTTAAAATTCACCCAAAACAACCGAAATAATAcactaatataatatacacatggCATATTATTCAATGACTGAAAAGGTTACCCTCATCTCGGATACTCTATTGCCAAATCCTTAAAGTATGGTCGCTGTCCAGTTCTGAAACATTACCGACGCTATAGCGCACGTATCTTTTGCGCCAACCATAGAGAGTTAAGGCTCAAACCAAAATGGTGTTGACTGATGGAAAACTGGTGATTTGTTCTGGCTGACTTGTAGGCATGGCCAGTTTGGCAAAATTTAAGACGCATATTTTTACAGTAAGATATTGGAAATATCTTGTTCAATGTATATTCAGTAACTTTGTAGTGTTACTGCAGTTTTTGTGAAAATACTCAATGTGTCGCTGTTCACCTTCTCTGGCTGAATGCACACTTGTGTCCCCACGCAGTAGATTAACATATACAGGGAGGAGATTTGTTTCTGCAGTGGGGAAAAAACAAAGCATTGACTAGTTTCAACATATCCTTGCTTGGAGAGAATATCGGAACTTGGACTACATTTCTTTAATGGAATAACGTATTCTGGAAATCACCATCTTAAGGATAGGATCGCTCCCACGTTGATGATGATGGATGCAAGATTATCGGTCTCTACCTTCGTTCTCTCCTCGGTTTTCTTTCTTGTTCTCCCTCGTAACACGTATGGAGACATGAGCTACTCTGCACCTGAGGAAGCGAAGCGCGGATTTGTCATTGGAAATATAGCCAAAGATCTCGGACTGGATGCGAAGAGATTCTCTAATCGCAAAGCTCGGTTGGATATGGATGACATCAGTCAACGTTATTGTGACATCAACCTCGCGGCTGGCAACCTTATTGTGACGGAAAGAATAGATAGAGAGGAGCTGTGTGGTTCGAAGGTTACTTGTGCATTAAAATATGAGCTTGTGCTTGAAAACCCTCTGGAGCTGCATCGTATTACTGTGCAAATTCAAGACGTAAATGACAATTCACCTCGTTTCCCCAATGAACGCATTCATCTAGAAATAAGGGAATCGGCTGATAAAGGGGAGCGTTTTCCCTTAGACGAAGCCCATGATTCGGACATAGGATTAAACACGGTGCAAAGCTATACGCTCGACAGGAATGAACATTTTGTTTTGGCCGTTCATACAAATAGAGATGGTGGGAAATACAGTGAGTTGGTGTTAGAAAAAGAGCTGGATCGAGAAAAGCAAGAGGAGGTGACGTTGTTACTTACGGCTGTTGATGGTGGGGCTCCACGGAGATCTGGTACTGTAGTTATACACGTCACTGTGTTGGATGCTAACGATAATATTCCAGTGTTTAGCCAAGACGTTTATAGAGTCAGTCTGACAGAAAATCCCCCTTTACATTCTGTAGTGGTAACTGTCAGCGCCACTGATGCAGATAAGGGTGCAAATGGGGAAGTGACGTTTGACTTCAGTAGTATATCTGATAAGGCATCATCGATTTTTTCTATAGACAAAGGGACTGGTGTAATCAGAGTCGTCGGACCTGTGGACTTTGAAGAGAGGAAAGATTATGAAATGCGCGTCCAAGCCAAAGATGGGTCAGGTTTAGCTTCTAACACAAAAGTAATCATAGATATAACCGATATAAATGACAATGCACCATTAATATTCATCAAATCACTTAGCAATCCCATCCCTGAGAACGTGTTTCTTGGTACAGAGGTGGGCATAATTCAAGTACAGGATAAAGACTCGGAGGGAAATAGACAGGTACGATGCTCCATTCAACAAAATGTCCCATTCAAACTTAACCCTTCAATCAAAAACTACTATTCTCTGGTAACAACAGGTGAATTAGACCGTGAGATAATATCAGATTATAACATAACTATCACTGCCACTGACGAGGGGTCTCCACCCTTATCCTCCTCAAAGACTATTAATTTATCTGTATCAGACGTGAATGACAACCCACCTGTGTTTGAAGAACAATCCTACAGCACCTATGTGACTGAAAATAACAAGCCTGGCTCCTCTATGTGTTCTGTTACTGCCAGAGACCCAGACTGGAGACAGAACGGCACAGTGGTCTATTCTCTATTGTCTAGTGGTATCAATGGTGTTCCGGTGTCCTCATTTGTATCCATCAACGGAGACACGGGGGTGATCCACGCAGTGAGATCATTTGATTATGAACAGTTTAGGAGCTTCAAAGTCCACGTTGTAGCCAGAGACAATGGTTCTCCTCCACTCAGCAGTAACGTGACAGTGAGTGTCTTCATAACAGATGAGAATGATAACTCTCCCCAGATATTATACCCTGCTCCAGCAGGGAACTCCTTGATGACTGAGATGGTCCCAAAAGCTGCTATGGAGGGGTCACTGGTTTCCAAGGTGATAGCTGTGGATGCTGACTCTGGACAAAACGCGTGGCTTTCATATCACATCGTGAAATCGATTGATCCGGGACTTTTCACTATTGGTCTCCACAGTGGAGAGATCAGGGCCCAGCGGGACATTTCTGAATCTGACAGTATGAAGCAGAACCTTGTTATATCAGTGAAAGATAAcggacagccctctctctctacaaccTGTGATGTATATTTACTCATATCAGATAACTTGGCTGAAGTTCCAGAACTGAAAGACATGGCTTATGAGGATAGTTCCAAACTAACTTCATATTTGATCATTGCActggtctctgtctccacctTTTTCCTGACTTTCATTATTCTCATCCTGGCCGTGAGGTTCTGCCGCAGAAGAAAGCCTAGAATGTTGTTTGATGGAGCAGTCGCCATTCCCAGCACGTATTTCCCTCCCAACTATGCAGAGGTGGATGGAGCTGGAACTCTGCGTAGTTCTTACAATTATGACGCATACCTGACAACGGGCTCACGCACCAGTGACTTCAAGTTTGTGAGATCTTACAATGACAGCACGCTGCCTGCTGATGTTACACTGAAGAATCCAGTTGAGCCTATTAGCGAAAGTATAATTACTCTGAACAATGCAGAAAATTGTAATGAGGTAAGATAACAGTGGCCTGATATCATTTATTGATTTATCATATTTAAATGTGAGTTCGGTTGGCTCGGCGTAGCCTATTTAATTCGATACATTTCAATTGTTTCAGTTTGTTTGCTTTGTGCCATCATTGATTTTGCTCCTCACTCTTATAAGTACTATGTCCATGAAAATCAGTGTATCACTCCTAAATCATTTCTGGACATAGTGAAACTTGAATGGGTAGCCAAAGGCTCTAAATATTAGCCAACAATGGTTTTCTTTCTTTTCTGTGGTGTCTACATAGCATTTAAGAGATCATATGACAGCCGTTCGCCCTTTCGAGGTCGTTGGTGTTTCAGCACCACTATTGTGGATAGCGATCACCATTCTGCAGGCTTCTGCAACGGAATGACTAAAGCTATCTGTAGTTAAACTTATTTCTGGTCTTATGTTTTTCTAAGGCACATCATCAGGGATTTTTACCGTTTGAAATCATTATTTCATTAGATgtgtatttattttacatttaattCAAGGTGGAATGTAGTGTTTCTTAAAAAAACGAATCTTATTCTGTTTTAAAACCAGAGCATACAGACGTTTATAACATAAGGATTCACCTAAGaccatacagtacatatagaTCTGATTTAGTATCACGTTTGTTTGCTTCAGCACCCTGCTGCTGTGTTTGGATTTTTTCGTGATATTTACCAACTTCTCTAGAAATCTTCTATAGTCCTATAGCGGATCTAATGATAGCAGGCTAACTCTCACTTTGATAGTTCACTATAATATAACGCTTATGAAGTGTAGGCTATCGATTGTTTCATCAATTGTCAAACATTGAGAAATGGGTTTCTAAGCTCCCTGCGCCCCAACTCCACACCTTTTTTGGGacgtttttgttgttgtcagtAAATGCAGTGTTGAAATAAATACTCAGTGTGTCGCTATATACCAACCTTGAACTAATATACGTATCTCTCCTCCCACAACTGTAATATTTAAAAGAAAGAAAACACCCAACTGCGTCACATAACATCGCAGGAGAATCTGCATGTATGCAATGCTTCTTTTCTCTTCGTTTAGCCAACCGTTTAAATAATTATCCATCACGAACAACTGGCCTATTCTGTGAATTATCTCTGTCTTCAAGGCATATGTCGAAGATGGGACACAACGGGTTCTCGCTCTCAATACTCTGTGTGACACTGCTTTCTCTGTACAAACTGCACCCTAGCCATGGAGACATAAACTACTCTATTCCGGAGGAGATGAAACGTGGATCTTTGATCGGAAATATAGCCAAGGATCTGGGTCTGGATGCTAAGAGATTGTCGGCTCGTGACGCTAGGTTAGAGTTGGACGGCAGCAGTCGACGCTACTGTGATATCAATGCTGACTCGGCGGATTTGATTGTCGCTGAAACAATAGACAGAGAAGAGCTGTGCGGCCCAAGGGTTTCATGCGCTTTGAAATACGAGCTGGTGCTTGAAAATCCTTTAGAGTTGCACCGTGTTACTGTTCAAATCCAGGATATAAATGATAATTCACCTCGATTTCCAAGTGAACGCATACAATTAGAGATAGTAGAGTCGGCTGTGAAAGGGCAACGTTTTCCCTTAAACGAAGCCCATGACGCAGACATTGGATTAAATGCAGTTCAAAGCTATACGCTGGAGAGGAATGACCATTTTGTTTTGGCTGTTCATACAAATGGAGACGGTGGGAAATATGGCGAGTTAGTTTTGGAGAATGAATTAGATCGAGAACAACAGCAGGAGGTGACATTGTTACTTACTGCGGTTGATGGTGGGACTCCGCAGAGATCTGGTACTGTAGTTATACACGTTACTGTGTTGGATTCTAATGATAATATTCCAGTGTTTAGTCAGGACGCCTATAAGGTCAGTCTACCAGAAAATTCTCCTTTCGATACCGTAGTAGCTACAGTTAGTGCCACGGATGCTGACGAGGGACACAATGGGGAAGTGAGCTACGATTTCAGTCGAATATCTGATAAAGCAGCGAGGCTTTTTTCCGTTGAAAAGAAGACTGGAAAAATTAAAGTCATCGGACCAATAGATTTTGAAGCGGAAACATATTATGAAATGCGTATCCAGGCGCAAGACGGATCAGGGTTGGTTTCCAACACAAAAGTAATTGTCGAAATTACAGATGTAAATGACAATGTACCTGTGATATTCCTAAAATCTTTAAAAAATCCCATCCCTGAGAACGTGTTACCTGGCACAGAGGTGGGGATTATTAATGTACAGGATAAAGACTCGGAGGGAAATAGACAGGTCCGCGTCTCCATTCAACAAAATGTTCCTTTCAAACTAAACCCCTCAATCAAAAACTACTATTCTCTGGTAACAACTAGTGAACTAGACCGTGAGATAATTTCAGATTATAACATAACTATCACTGCCACTGACGAGGGGTCTCCACCTTTATCGTCCTCAAAGACTATTCATGTATCTGTATCAGATGTGAATGACAACCCACCTGTGTTTGAAGAACAATCCTACAGTTCCTATGTGACTGAAAATAACAAGCCTGGCTCCTCTATGTGTTCTGTTACTGCCAGAGACCCAGACTGGAGACAGAACGGCACGGTGGTCTATTCTCTATTGTCCAGTGAGATCAACGGTGTTCCGGTGTCCTCATGTTTATCCATCAACGGAGACACGGGTGTGATCAATGCTGTGAGAGCATTTGATTATGAGCAGTTTAGGAGCTTCAAAGTCCACGTTGTAGCCAGAGACAATGGTTCTCCTCCACTCAGCAGTAACGTGACAGTGAGTGTCTTCATAACAGATGAGAATGATAACTCTCCCCAGATATTATACCCTGCTCCAGCAGGGAACTCCTTGATGACTGAAATGGTCCCCAAAGCTGCTCTAGCGGGGTCCCTGGTTTCCAAGGTGATAGCTGTGGATGCTGACTCTGGACAAAACGCTTGGCTTTCATATCAGATCTTGAAATCGACTGATCCGGGACTTTTCACTATTGGTCTCCACAGTGGAGAGATCAGGGCACAGCGGGACATTTCTGAATCTGACAGTATGAAGCAAAACCTTGTTATATCAGTGAAAGATAAcggacagccctctctctctacaaccTGTGATGTATATTTACTCATATCAGATAACTTGGCTGAAGTTCCAGAACTGAAAGACATGACTTATGAGGATAGTTCCAAACTTACTTCCTATTTGATCATTGCActggtctctgtctccacctTTTTCCTGACTTTCATTATTCTCATCCTGGCCGTGAGGTTCTGCCGCAGTAGAAAGCCTAGAATGTTGTTTGATGGAGCAGTCGCCATTCCCAGCGCGTATTTCCCTCCCAACTATGCAGAGGTGGATGGAGCTGGAACTCTCCGTAGTTCTTATAATTATGACGCATACCTGACAACGGGCTCACGCACCAGTGACTTCAAGTTTGTCAGATCTTACAATGACAGCACACTGCCTGCTGATTTAACACTAAGGAAGAGCCCAGATGAAACCAGTGAAGCTATTGAGAGTGAATCAAAATATTCAACTATGGTAATGGAACATTTTTCAAATTTAAAGTGTCACTCTGGCGTAGAGCAGTGgtgggatgagggagagaagaCGTTTATATTTGTTAGGTCTGCTTGCTTGCTGTGTGTGATGATCCATACTAGAACTCATTCATCCAAGCCCTTtggctggtggtggtggaggggaggtCAAAGTTCAACGAAAATAGTATAGAAACATATTTCATTCCCCTTGACCTTGGCTGTTTGCGTAATTTGACCACTGAAGTGACACCTGGGTTAGTCATCCTGGCATTCCATATCACCTGTTTTCACACTCACCTTGTATCAGAAGAGGTTCAAGGCTCATTCTGGAGATGGACCGTGTTATTTGAAATGTAGATTGTTTTAACCTTTGTTGAATTCATATCAGGCAGGAGTAATTGTCAAACTTATGCCTGAGTATTTGTTCTGCCGTGAAAACATAAGAAACTTTATCAAGTAAGCTAACTGTGGAATACATCTTTAATATCTAACTGTGGAATACATCTTTAATATGTAACTGTGGAATTCATCTTTAATATCAAATTGTGGAATACATCTTTAATATGTAACTGTGGAATACATCTTTACTATCAAACTGTGGAATACATCTTTAATATCTAACTGTGG contains these protein-coding regions:
- the LOC129868843 gene encoding protocadherin beta-16-like isoform X14, with amino-acid sequence MEYIGLSLSVSTFRLVFLVFMVRQSHGDMSYSIPEEMKSGSVIGNIAKDLGLDAIRFSSRKARLDMDGSRQGYCDINVNTGDIIVAETIDREELCGPKVSCSLKYELVLEKPLELHRINVQVQDINDNSPTFSNTQINLEIRESAVKGTRFLLSEAHDADIGHNAVQKYSLEKNDYFVLAVHTNPDGGKYGELVVEKELDREQQQEVTLLLTAVDGGTPQRSGTVVIHVTVLDANDNIPVFTQNVYKVSLPENSPLGTVVSTVTAIDADEGPNGDVTYELGRISNKAGKLFLINKTTGEIKVIGPIDFEEEIYYEMSVQAKDGLGSASNCKVIIEITDVNDNAPIILIKSLSNPIPEDVLPGTEVGIINVQDKDSEGNRQVRCTIQQNVPFKLNPSIKNYYSLVTTSELDREIISDYNITITATDEGSPPLSSSKIINLSVSDVNDNPPAFEEPSYSSYVTENNKPGSSMCSVTARDPDWRQNGTVVYSLLPSGVNGVPVSSFLSINGDTGVIHAVRAFDYEQFRSFKVHVVARDNGSPPLSSNVTVSVFITDENDNSPQILYPAPAGNSLMTEMVPKAALAGSLVSKVIAVDADSGQNAWLSYQIVKSTDPGLFTIGLHSGEISAQRDISESDSMKQNLVISVKDNGQPSLSTTCDVYLLISDNLAEVPEMKDMAYEDSSKLTSYLIIGLVSVSTFFLTFIILILAVRFCRSRKPRMLFDGAVAIPSAYFPPNYAEVDGAGTLRSSYNYDAYLTTGSRTSDFKFVRSYNDSTLPAELTLRKSQIEFLGESVFTPDVARNTEQKPPNNDWRFTQQGQRPGPSGTYRYSTSTQQRWTPYSKARAGPHPDGAGGAIVGTGPWPNPPTEAEQLQALMAVANEVSEATATLGPRYNAQFPMQHVPDYRQNVYIPGSTATLTTNPQQMMPQPALQGPPQAIPQVDVPNAAQTPASKKKTTKKDKK
- the LOC129868843 gene encoding protocadherin beta-16-like isoform X28, yielding MEYIGLSLSVSTFRLVFLVFMVRQSHGDMSYSIPEEMKSGSVIGNIAKDLGLDAIRFSSRKARLDMDGSRQGYCDINVNTGDIIVAETIDREELCGPKVSCSLKYELVLEKPLELHRINVQVQDINDNSPTFSNTQINLEIRESAVKGTRFLLSEAHDADIGHNAVQKYSLEKNDYFVLAVHTNPDGGKYGELVVEKELDREQQQEVTLLLTAVDGGTPQRSGTVVIHVTVLDANDNIPVFTQNVYKVSLPENSPLGTVVSTVTAIDADEGPNGDVTYELGRISNKAGKLFLINKTTGEIKVIGPIDFEEEIYYEMSVQAKDGLGSASNCKVIIEITDVNDNAPIILIKSLSNPIPEDVLPGTEVGIINVQDKDSEGNRQVRCTIQQNVPFKLNPSIKNYYSLVTTSELDREIISDYNITITATDEGSPPLSSSKIINLSVSDVNDNPPAFEEPSYSSYVTENNKPGSSMCSVTARDPDWRQNGTVVYSLLPSGVNGVPVSSFLSINGDTGVIHAVRAFDYEQFRSFKVHVVARDNGSPPLSSNVTVSVFITDENDNSPQILYPAPAGNSLMTEMVPKAALAGSLVSKVIAVDADSGQNAWLSYQIVKSTDPGLFTIGLHSGEISAQRDISESDSMKQNLVISVKDNGQPSLSTTCDVYLLISDNLAEVPEMKDMAYEDSSKLTSYLIIGLVSVSTFFLTFIILILAVRFCRSRKPRMLFDGAVAIPSAYFPPNYAEVDGAGTLRSSYNYDAYLTTGSRTSDFKFVRSYNDSTLPAELTLRKSQIEFLGESVFTPDVARNTEQKPPNNDWRFTQQGQRPGPSGAGPHPDGAGGAIVGTGPWPNPPTEAEQLQALMAVANEVSEATATLGPRYNAQFPMQHVPDYRQNVYIPGSTATLTTNPQQMMPQPALQGPPQAIPQVDVPNAAQTPASKKKTTKKDKK
- the LOC129868843 gene encoding protocadherin beta-15-like isoform X11, translating into MMMDARLSVSTFVLSSVFFLVLPRNTYGDMSYSAPEEAKRGFVIGNIAKDLGLDAKRFSNRKARLDMDDISQRYCDINLAAGNLIVTERIDREELCGSKVTCALKYELVLENPLELHRITVQIQDVNDNSPRFPNERIHLEIRESADKGERFPLDEAHDSDIGLNTVQSYTLDRNEHFVLAVHTNRDGGKYSELVLEKELDREKQEEVTLLLTAVDGGAPRRSGTVVIHVTVLDANDNIPVFSQDVYRVSLTENPPLHSVVVTVSATDADKGANGEVTFDFSSISDKASSIFSIDKGTGVIRVVGPVDFEERKDYEMRVQAKDGSGLASNTKVIIDITDINDNAPLIFIKSLSNPIPENVFLGTEVGIIQVQDKDSEGNRQVRCSIQQNVPFKLNPSIKNYYSLVTTGELDREIISDYNITITATDEGSPPLSSSKTINLSVSDVNDNPPVFEEQSYSTYVTENNKPGSSMCSVTARDPDWRQNGTVVYSLLSSGINGVPVSSFVSINGDTGVIHAVRSFDYEQFRSFKVHVVARDNGSPPLSSNVTVSVFITDENDNSPQILYPAPAGNSLMTEMVPKAAMEGSLVSKVIAVDADSGQNAWLSYHIVKSIDPGLFTIGLHSGEIRAQRDISESDSMKQNLVISVKDNGQPSLSTTCDVYLLISDNLAEVPELKDMAYEDSSKLTSYLIIALVSVSTFFLTFIILILAVRFCRRRKPRMLFDGAVAIPSTYFPPNYAEVDGAGTLRSSYNYDAYLTTGSRTSDFKFVRSYNDSTLPADVTLKNPVEPISESIITLNNAENCNEQKPPNNDWRFTQQGQRPGPSGTYRYSTSTQQRWTPYSKARAGPHPDGAGGAIVGTGPWPNPPTEAEQLQALMAVANEVSEATATLGPRYNAQFPMQHVPDYRQNVYIPGSTATLTTNPQQMMPQPALQGPPQAIPQVDVPNAAQTPASKKKTTKKDKK